One genomic segment of Paraburkholderia hospita includes these proteins:
- a CDS encoding sigma-54-dependent Fis family transcriptional regulator has protein sequence MSSLVDIDSHVRDVLNIVNNQPASCSMSHSVAQSWTRCLVEFGLDPGRFVLPPVLTQHELNLRREAAGDLIACSKLEMTTLYQQLADPELAVILVDANGVIVHQVSSVPFGEAVAADGLRPGAVWSEREAGTNGMGTCLTERECLAIYQHEHFYPRYMSLTCSAAPIFDERGAIVGVLDVTSRSRMLQQHSLVLVGMSRQMIENRLIDSRYRRANTVHFHSRPEFVGTLHAGKLAVDDDGIVLAANRSALFQLDLRSPDQLCGKRIEEAFSATLEDMIARSIRGSFHPITVYSAHASNRFFVIAQTPRDATSFGNANQVATSARGQWSDVSINRVSRAKSPRETRDAKPAAAGLDKLAHLEFGDPRMAAQSQLAARVIQRKIPIILRGQTGTGKEVFANALHSISPNAAGAFVAVNCASLPETLIESELFGYRAGAFTGAQREGRRGKIVQANNGTLFLDEIGDMPMALQARLLRVIEEREVTPLGAETTIKVDFQLISASHRNLLDLVQRGLFREDLYYRLNGIEINLPPLCERADLLPLVQHILESEAEDPPELSAEARQALANYAWPGNIRQLRHVLQMAIALCDGPEIRCVHLPAEIVDETRSAGGAPARASAAGPLAQQANGAATPFDDEADLSALNAIQVKERETVLAMLDEHRWNVSNVAKTLGISRNTLYRKMHRLHIRLSHDAAQASVDDACGK, from the coding sequence ATGTCATCGCTCGTTGACATCGATTCGCATGTCCGGGATGTACTGAACATCGTCAACAACCAGCCCGCATCGTGTTCGATGAGCCATTCCGTCGCGCAATCGTGGACGCGCTGTCTTGTCGAGTTCGGTCTGGACCCTGGACGTTTCGTGCTGCCGCCCGTGCTGACGCAGCACGAACTGAACTTGCGGCGCGAGGCGGCGGGCGATCTGATCGCCTGCTCGAAGCTGGAAATGACCACGCTCTACCAGCAACTCGCCGACCCCGAACTCGCGGTGATACTCGTCGATGCAAACGGTGTGATCGTTCATCAGGTTTCGTCGGTGCCGTTCGGCGAGGCCGTCGCCGCCGACGGTCTGCGACCCGGCGCCGTGTGGAGCGAGCGCGAAGCGGGCACGAACGGCATGGGCACCTGCCTGACGGAGCGCGAATGTCTCGCGATCTATCAGCATGAGCATTTCTATCCGCGCTATATGTCCCTCACCTGCTCGGCCGCGCCGATCTTCGACGAACGCGGCGCGATTGTCGGCGTGCTCGACGTGACGAGCCGCTCGCGGATGCTGCAGCAGCATTCGCTCGTGCTCGTCGGCATGTCGCGGCAGATGATCGAGAACCGGCTGATCGACTCGCGCTACCGGCGCGCCAATACCGTCCACTTCCATAGCCGCCCCGAATTCGTCGGCACGCTGCACGCAGGCAAGCTCGCTGTCGACGACGACGGCATCGTGCTCGCCGCCAATCGCAGCGCGTTGTTCCAGCTCGACCTGCGCTCGCCCGACCAGTTATGCGGCAAGCGCATCGAAGAAGCGTTCAGCGCGACGCTCGAAGACATGATCGCGCGCAGCATTCGCGGCTCGTTCCACCCGATCACCGTGTACAGCGCGCACGCCAGCAACCGCTTCTTCGTGATCGCGCAGACGCCGCGCGACGCGACGTCGTTCGGCAACGCGAACCAGGTGGCAACGAGCGCGCGCGGACAGTGGAGCGACGTATCGATCAACCGCGTTTCGCGCGCCAAAAGCCCGCGCGAAACGCGCGACGCGAAGCCGGCAGCGGCCGGGCTCGACAAGCTCGCGCATCTGGAATTCGGCGATCCGCGCATGGCCGCGCAGAGCCAGCTGGCCGCGCGCGTGATCCAGCGGAAAATCCCCATCATCCTCAGAGGCCAGACGGGCACGGGCAAGGAAGTGTTCGCCAACGCGCTGCATAGCATCAGTCCCAACGCGGCGGGCGCGTTCGTCGCGGTGAACTGCGCGTCGCTGCCGGAGACGCTGATCGAAAGCGAGCTGTTCGGCTATCGCGCGGGCGCGTTCACGGGCGCGCAGCGCGAAGGACGGCGCGGCAAGATCGTGCAGGCGAACAACGGCACGCTGTTCCTCGATGAAATCGGTGACATGCCGATGGCCTTGCAGGCGCGGCTGCTGCGCGTGATCGAAGAACGCGAAGTCACGCCGCTTGGCGCCGAAACCACGATCAAGGTCGATTTCCAGCTGATCAGCGCGAGCCACCGCAACCTGCTCGATCTCGTGCAGCGCGGCCTGTTCCGCGAAGACCTGTACTACCGGCTCAACGGCATCGAGATCAACCTGCCGCCGCTATGCGAACGCGCCGATCTGCTGCCGCTCGTGCAGCACATCCTCGAAAGCGAAGCCGAAGATCCGCCCGAACTCAGCGCCGAAGCGCGGCAGGCACTCGCGAACTACGCGTGGCCCGGCAACATCCGCCAGTTGCGGCACGTGCTGCAGATGGCCATCGCGCTGTGTGACGGACCGGAAATACGCTGCGTGCATTTGCCGGCGGAAATCGTCGATGAGACGCGTAGCGCGGGCGGCGCGCCCGCACGCGCTTCGGCGGCGGGACCGCTGGCGCAGCAGGCAAACGGAGCGGCAACACCGTTCGACGACGAGGCTGATTTATCGGCGCTCAACGCCATCCAGGTCAAGGAGCGCGAAACGGTGCTCGCGATGCTCGACGAGCATCGCTGGAACGTTAGCAACGTCGCGAAGACGCTCGGTATCAGCCGCAACACCTTGTACCGGAAGATGCACAGACTGCACATCCGGCTGTCGCACGACGCCGCACAGGCTTCCGTCGACGACGCGTGCGGCAAGTGA
- a CDS encoding dihydroneopterin aldolase, translated as MDRFNPGSSPIHFTVVLPSSARPTREPVEQPQHAAALDIVYIEGFVAQTVIGIDAGELHEPQPVQLDLAIGVPSLRACETDRIDDTINYAAVRAELHTLLATHKVQLLEALAEQIARLLVDRFGAQWVRVKLCKPAKFDDVAAVGVIIERQRERFA; from the coding sequence ATGGACCGTTTCAACCCAGGAAGCAGTCCCATCCATTTTACTGTCGTGCTGCCGTCGAGCGCGCGGCCCACGCGGGAGCCGGTGGAGCAGCCGCAGCATGCCGCCGCGCTCGATATCGTCTACATCGAGGGCTTCGTCGCGCAGACGGTCATCGGCATCGACGCCGGCGAACTGCACGAGCCCCAGCCCGTGCAACTGGATCTCGCAATCGGCGTGCCGTCCCTGCGCGCCTGCGAGACGGACCGGATCGACGACACGATCAATTACGCGGCCGTGCGCGCCGAGCTGCACACGCTGCTCGCGACACATAAGGTGCAGCTGCTCGAAGCGCTGGCCGAGCAGATTGCCCGATTGTTGGTCGACAGGTTCGGCGCTCAGTGGGTGCGCGTCAAGTTGTGCAAACCCGCAAAGTTCGACGACGTCGCCGCGGTTGGCGTGATCATCGAGCGGCAGCGCGAGCGCTTTGCGTGA